In Flavimarina sp. Hel_I_48, the following are encoded in one genomic region:
- a CDS encoding acyltransferase, translated as MQKNGVRVKYVRQGRGGLTISGDLSKFKIDKTSHLKSNTFIQCDGGVTIGRYFHTGRGLTMFSTNHNYTSESKIPYDEISIPGKIVIEDFVWCGANVTIMPGVHIGEGAVIAGGAVLSKDVPKYAIVGGNPIKILKYRNIEQFETLKNQGKFF; from the coding sequence ATGCAAAAAAATGGAGTTCGTGTGAAATACGTTCGTCAGGGCAGGGGAGGACTAACCATTTCCGGGGATCTTTCTAAATTTAAAATCGATAAAACAAGCCATTTAAAATCAAATACCTTTATTCAATGTGATGGCGGGGTTACGATAGGTCGTTACTTTCATACTGGAAGGGGACTTACTATGTTCTCGACAAACCATAACTACACCAGTGAATCTAAAATCCCTTATGATGAAATAAGCATTCCGGGAAAAATTGTTATAGAGGATTTTGTATGGTGCGGTGCAAATGTGACCATTATGCCCGGGGTACATATAGGGGAGGGGGCTGTTATTGCTGGCGGCGCTGTATTATCTAAAGATGTTCCTAAATACGCCATTGTGGGTGGAAATCCTATTAAAATACTTAAATATAGAAATATAGAGCAGTTTGAAACTCTTAAAAATCAGGGCAAATTTTTTTAA
- a CDS encoding oligosaccharide flippase family protein: MAKLLKNTVYYSIGNFITKALSFLLLPLYLKYLTPDDYGIVNSMQVFSGIILIFFTLGLERSIYRLFFDYKTESEKKDFLGTVSLSILVLSISICLLLFLLNRPVGEIYKSIPFAPFYVYAIITAFFATFELVPLISFQVKQQAGKYLLFSLLLLTVKVLPVIWFVIFKEEGALGMLKGAAVGGGLSLIFLLPATVGVTHFTFKMALLKKTLRYCLPLVPLVLSAWIVNMSDRIFIERYFGTYSVGIYSLGYKIGQLVQFAAVAVLMAYNPLFYKLANSEDKIRSKSKLFQVNNILVVFMLLVTFVVAFLSKDIIYLFFDKEYQVTYTVIPLIAFGTFFIQMISLQNLSFHQEKKTLVIMNINLVAAGVNIALNFLLIKNYGYLGAAWATLITQVLFFLLVYKIAKRYYFIPYKWKEIVPLFILFALFVIINTFYLPAGLTFLLLKVGFILIVGFLIILYKWKSILLLKTI; this comes from the coding sequence ATGGCAAAACTCCTTAAGAATACGGTATACTATAGCATAGGTAACTTTATCACTAAAGCTTTAAGTTTTCTTTTATTACCCTTATATCTTAAATATCTTACTCCAGATGATTATGGTATAGTCAATTCAATGCAGGTATTCTCAGGGATTATTCTTATTTTCTTTACTCTGGGATTAGAGCGATCTATATATCGCCTATTCTTTGATTACAAAACGGAAAGTGAGAAAAAAGATTTTTTGGGAACGGTGTCCCTTTCCATTCTTGTACTTTCCATTAGTATTTGTCTATTGCTGTTTTTGCTCAATCGCCCCGTTGGTGAAATTTATAAATCCATACCTTTTGCGCCTTTTTACGTTTATGCGATCATAACTGCCTTCTTCGCTACCTTTGAACTGGTTCCCCTTATATCATTCCAGGTAAAACAACAGGCAGGTAAATATTTGCTGTTTTCGCTCTTACTTCTTACCGTAAAGGTTTTACCGGTTATATGGTTTGTCATTTTTAAAGAAGAAGGAGCTTTAGGAATGCTTAAAGGTGCTGCTGTAGGGGGTGGGCTGAGTTTGATCTTTCTATTACCAGCAACGGTGGGTGTTACCCATTTTACTTTTAAAATGGCACTATTAAAAAAGACCTTACGTTATTGTTTACCTCTCGTACCCTTAGTACTCTCCGCATGGATAGTGAATATGTCTGACCGTATATTTATTGAGCGCTATTTTGGTACCTATAGTGTGGGCATATATTCCCTGGGATATAAAATAGGCCAACTCGTACAATTTGCAGCGGTTGCAGTGCTCATGGCATATAATCCATTATTCTATAAGTTGGCAAATAGTGAAGATAAAATACGTTCAAAGAGTAAACTTTTTCAGGTCAATAATATTTTAGTGGTCTTTATGTTGCTCGTCACTTTTGTGGTGGCCTTTTTATCTAAAGATATTATTTATCTCTTTTTCGATAAGGAATATCAGGTAACATATACGGTAATTCCGCTTATAGCTTTTGGTACTTTTTTTATTCAAATGATATCGTTGCAGAACCTTTCCTTCCATCAGGAGAAAAAGACGCTGGTAATTATGAATATTAACCTCGTCGCCGCAGGAGTTAATATAGCACTTAATTTTTTGCTTATAAAAAATTATGGTTATCTAGGGGCTGCATGGGCCACACTCATTACACAGGTCCTATTTTTCCTCCTGGTTTATAAGATTGCAAAACGGTATTATTTTATTCCATATAAATGGAAAGAAATTGTTCCTTTATTCATACTTTTTGCACTTTTCGTTATTATAAATACTTTTTATCTCCCCGCCGGGCTTACTTTCCTCCTTCTTAAGGTCGGTTTTATATTAATAGTGGGATTCTTGATTATTTTATATAAATGGAAAAGTATTTTACTTTTGAAAACAATATAA
- a CDS encoding GDP-L-fucose synthase family protein yields MNKDSKIYVAGHRGLVGSALLQNLGRKGYANVVTRTHKELDLTDSVAVAQFFLKEKPDYVFLAAAKVGGIVANNTYRADFIYVNMMIQNNVIHQSYVHGVKKLMFLGSTCIYPKSCPQPMKEEYLLTDVLEYTNEPYAIAKIAGIKMCESYNLQYDTNFISVMPTNLYGPNDNFDLEKSHVLPALIRKIHLGKALGENNWKVVEEDLNRRPIEGLNGKADKSEILAMLKKYGISVDKNSSGGNNKVHVEIWGSGKPMREFLWSEDMADACVFLMENRNFTDVVQSGNTKGKEIRNTHINIGSGRDISIKALAELIKKTIGFDGDFDFNDQKPDGTMRKLTDVTKLHDLGWEHSVQLEEGLQRVYEWYATKNQGL; encoded by the coding sequence ATGAATAAAGATTCAAAAATATATGTAGCAGGGCATCGCGGACTCGTGGGTAGTGCATTATTGCAAAATTTAGGACGAAAAGGGTATGCTAATGTAGTCACGCGAACGCATAAGGAACTTGACTTAACCGATAGCGTTGCAGTAGCTCAATTTTTTTTAAAAGAAAAGCCGGATTATGTTTTTCTAGCCGCTGCAAAGGTGGGCGGTATCGTTGCAAATAATACGTATAGAGCTGATTTTATCTACGTTAATATGATGATTCAGAATAATGTGATTCATCAAAGTTATGTACATGGGGTAAAAAAATTAATGTTTTTGGGCAGTACCTGTATTTATCCCAAAAGTTGCCCTCAGCCTATGAAAGAGGAATATTTGCTGACAGATGTTTTAGAATATACTAATGAGCCTTATGCAATAGCCAAGATAGCGGGTATAAAAATGTGCGAAAGTTACAACCTGCAGTATGACACCAATTTTATATCGGTGATGCCCACAAATCTGTATGGTCCCAATGATAATTTTGACCTTGAAAAATCCCACGTGCTGCCAGCTTTAATACGAAAGATTCATTTAGGTAAGGCTTTAGGGGAAAATAACTGGAAAGTTGTAGAGGAAGATCTAAATAGGCGCCCTATAGAAGGGTTAAATGGTAAAGCAGACAAGAGCGAAATCCTTGCTATGTTAAAGAAATATGGGATTTCTGTTGATAAGAACAGTTCAGGTGGAAATAATAAGGTGCATGTAGAGATATGGGGCAGTGGTAAGCCCATGCGCGAGTTTTTATGGAGTGAGGACATGGCCGATGCCTGTGTGTTCCTTATGGAGAACCGCAATTTTACTGATGTAGTACAATCAGGAAATACTAAGGGAAAAGAAATTAGAAACACCCATATCAATATAGGTTCTGGTAGAGATATTTCTATAAAGGCATTAGCGGAATTAATTAAGAAGACCATAGGTTTTGATGGTGATTTCGACTTTAATGATCAAAAACCGGATGGTACCATGCGAAAATTAACGGATGTGACCAAATTACACGATCTGGGTTGGGAGCATAGTGTGCAGTTAGAGGAAGGATTACAAAGGGTTTATGAGTGGTATGCAACAAAAAATCAGGGATTATAA